One window of Cryobacterium arcticum genomic DNA carries:
- a CDS encoding cation:dicarboxylate symporter family transporter — translation MALSLSRAPRGGRPAGTPRKRLDKSHYLYIAVIVAVGLGILVGLLFGGPDGFAVALKPLGDVFVLLIKMMIAPIIFCTIVLGIGSIAKAATVGKIGGLALGYFLVMSTFALGIGLIVGNLIHPGEGLNLQDATYAAPEAADTHDFLLGIVPTTLLSSLTSGNILQTLMVALVVGFALQKMGPAGKPILTGIAHLQALIFRILVMVMWLAPIGAFGAIAAVVGATGIQAVISLFTLMAAFYLTCIIFIVVILGGLLKLVTGVNIFKLMRYLGREYLLIFSTSSSEAALPRLIAKMEHLGVSKPVVGVTVPTGYSFNLDGTAIYLTMASLFIATALGQPLMLGEQIGLLVFMIIASKGAAGVTGAGLATLAGGLQAHAPQLVGGVAFIVGIDRFMSEARALTNFTGNAVATVLIGTWTKEIDRAQVDLVLDRHAPFDEATMMSAHGVAAPTDAATAVPADEAAAPRPELARR, via the coding sequence ATGGCACTCTCTCTATCCCGCGCTCCCCGCGGCGGCCGGCCGGCCGGCACACCCCGCAAGCGACTCGACAAGTCGCACTACCTCTACATCGCGGTCATCGTCGCGGTCGGCCTCGGCATCCTGGTCGGGCTGCTGTTCGGCGGACCCGACGGTTTCGCCGTGGCGCTCAAGCCGCTCGGTGACGTCTTCGTGCTGCTGATCAAGATGATGATCGCGCCGATCATCTTCTGCACCATCGTGCTGGGCATCGGATCCATCGCCAAGGCGGCCACCGTCGGCAAGATCGGCGGGCTGGCGCTGGGCTACTTCCTGGTGATGTCCACCTTCGCCCTGGGCATCGGCCTGATCGTCGGCAACCTCATCCACCCCGGTGAGGGGCTCAACCTGCAGGACGCGACCTACGCGGCCCCCGAAGCGGCCGACACTCACGACTTCCTGCTCGGCATCGTGCCCACCACGCTGCTGTCCTCCCTCACCTCGGGCAACATCCTGCAGACCCTCATGGTGGCCCTCGTCGTGGGCTTCGCCCTGCAGAAGATGGGACCAGCGGGCAAGCCCATCCTCACCGGTATCGCGCACCTGCAGGCCCTCATCTTCCGCATCCTGGTGATGGTCATGTGGCTGGCCCCGATCGGTGCCTTCGGCGCCATCGCCGCCGTTGTCGGCGCTACCGGCATTCAGGCCGTGATCAGCCTGTTCACCCTGATGGCCGCGTTCTACCTCACCTGCATCATCTTCATCGTGGTCATCCTGGGCGGCCTGCTCAAGCTCGTCACCGGGGTCAACATCTTCAAGCTGATGCGCTACCTCGGCCGCGAATACCTGCTGATCTTCTCGACCTCCTCTTCGGAGGCCGCGCTGCCCCGCCTCATCGCCAAGATGGAGCACCTCGGGGTGTCCAAGCCCGTTGTCGGCGTCACGGTGCCCACCGGCTACTCGTTCAACCTCGACGGCACGGCCATCTACCTCACCATGGCGTCGCTCTTCATCGCCACGGCCCTCGGCCAGCCGCTGATGCTGGGGGAGCAGATCGGCCTCCTGGTCTTCATGATCATCGCCTCCAAGGGCGCGGCCGGCGTCACCGGGGCCGGCCTGGCCACCCTGGCCGGAGGACTGCAGGCGCACGCTCCGCAACTCGTCGGCGGCGTGGCCTTCATCGTCGGCATCGACCGGTTCATGTCGGAGGCCCGCGCGCTCACCAACTTCACCGGTAACGCCGTCGCAACGGTGCTGATCGGCACCTGGACCAAGGAGATCGACCGGGCCCAGGTGGACCTCGTTCTCGACCGGCATGCTCCGTTCGACGAGGCAACGATGATGTCGGCGCACGGCGTGGCCGCGCCCACGGATGCAGCCACGGCCGTGCCGGCCGACGAGGCCGCCGCGCCGCGGCCCGAGCTGGCCAGACGCTGA
- a CDS encoding sensor histidine kinase, with protein MHGWSIARRLFLAHFVFIVVLAVFVGTASFVDARDRGYTETADRMLAVAAAIADSPLVVTAAQSPDPTTALQAYTLAVSEDASVDFITIMSPDGIRWTHPDPTEIGRPYIGEIAPAVAGTPFTEVTSGTLGPSVRSVVPIIEPDGRVVGMVAAGVKTSNLQIALNARLPAILALALALLVAGSVATWLLGRYLRRVTLGWGPEELAQLFVYNDSVLHSVREGLVLVDRKGDLVLYNDQAAELLGIPPRPVSRSTPAPAIDDLPLPPSLADLLRSGRTVQDEIHLTETRVLVVSQEPAVPTPTRARTRAAPMGTVTTIRDHTDLESLGTELASMRTLSDALRAQTHEHANRLHTIVSLMELGRADEALAFATRDMAVSQHLTDEMISSVDEPVIGALLVGKFAQAGELGVHLSVDAAGTLSDSGLSVQDLVTVLGNLVDNALDAAAGGQAPRRVDVAIRSVSAETGPPAVVIEVADTGHGVDADDLDDVFTLGYSTKEPGHYGRGLGLALVRQAVNRLGGTLTVTRRVGAVFTVTIPLQVSAGTTGAVPNA; from the coding sequence ATGCACGGATGGAGCATCGCCCGCCGGCTCTTCCTGGCCCATTTCGTCTTCATCGTCGTGCTCGCGGTGTTCGTCGGCACGGCGTCGTTCGTGGACGCACGCGACCGCGGCTACACCGAGACGGCCGACAGGATGCTCGCCGTGGCGGCGGCGATCGCCGACAGTCCCCTGGTGGTCACCGCGGCGCAATCGCCGGATCCGACCACGGCGTTGCAGGCCTATACCCTCGCGGTCAGCGAGGACGCCTCGGTGGACTTCATCACGATCATGAGCCCGGACGGTATCCGCTGGACGCATCCGGACCCCACCGAGATCGGCCGGCCGTATATCGGTGAGATCGCGCCGGCCGTGGCGGGGACACCGTTCACGGAGGTGACGAGTGGCACCCTCGGGCCGTCGGTGCGTTCCGTCGTGCCGATCATCGAACCGGACGGCCGGGTTGTGGGCATGGTCGCTGCCGGGGTCAAGACCAGCAATCTGCAGATCGCCCTCAACGCGCGACTGCCGGCCATCCTGGCTCTGGCGCTGGCGCTCCTGGTGGCCGGATCCGTGGCCACCTGGTTGCTCGGCCGGTACCTGCGCCGGGTGACGCTCGGCTGGGGTCCTGAAGAGCTCGCCCAGCTCTTCGTCTACAACGATTCGGTGCTGCATTCGGTGCGGGAGGGGCTGGTGCTGGTCGACCGCAAGGGCGATCTGGTGCTCTACAACGATCAGGCGGCCGAGCTGCTCGGCATCCCTCCGCGCCCCGTGTCGCGCAGCACGCCTGCGCCCGCCATCGACGACCTGCCCCTGCCACCCAGCCTGGCGGACCTGCTGCGAAGCGGCCGCACCGTGCAGGACGAGATCCATCTCACCGAGACCCGGGTGCTCGTCGTGAGCCAGGAACCCGCCGTGCCCACGCCGACTCGGGCGCGCACCCGAGCGGCGCCCATGGGGACCGTCACGACCATCCGCGATCACACCGATCTGGAGTCGCTCGGCACCGAACTGGCCTCGATGCGCACCCTCTCGGATGCCCTGCGCGCGCAGACCCACGAGCACGCCAACCGGCTGCACACCATCGTGTCGCTGATGGAACTCGGCCGCGCCGACGAGGCCCTGGCCTTCGCCACCCGGGACATGGCCGTGAGCCAGCACCTCACCGACGAGATGATCAGCTCGGTCGACGAGCCCGTGATCGGGGCGCTGCTGGTGGGCAAGTTCGCCCAGGCCGGCGAGCTGGGCGTGCATCTGAGCGTGGATGCCGCCGGCACGCTGTCGGACTCCGGATTGTCGGTGCAGGACCTGGTCACGGTGCTGGGCAATCTGGTCGACAACGCCCTCGACGCCGCGGCGGGCGGCCAGGCACCCCGCCGGGTGGACGTCGCCATCCGCAGCGTGTCGGCGGAGACCGGGCCACCCGCCGTGGTGATCGAGGTCGCCGACACCGGACACGGCGTCGACGCCGACGATCTCGACGACGTCTTCACGCTCGGTTACAGCACGAAGGAGCCCGGCCATTACGGCCGCGGACTGGGGCTGGCGCTCGTGCGGCAGGCGGTGAACCGGCTCGGTGGAACCCTCACCGTGACCCGGCGGGTCGGGGCGGTCTTCACCGTGACCATCCCGTTGCAGGTGTCCGCCGGAACGACGGGGGCCGTGCCGAATGCCTGA
- a CDS encoding response regulator: MPDDPLSPTEITGEPRPIRVLIVEDEPLTAEAHAAYLLRLPGFELAGSASTGQSALRQLTEAAAAGIPVELVLMDMNLPDLHGLDVSRRLRAANLDCDIIAITAMRDLQVVRGAISAGVVQYLIKPFTYATFAQKLTTYREFHRQLGERSRVTSQADVDQAFNSLRTPTPVMLPKGLAEGTLASVTEFLKARSTPVSAAELTDALGISRVTARRYLEHLADDGSVLRSPRYGTPGRPENEYTWRRE, from the coding sequence ATGCCTGACGACCCCCTCTCGCCCACCGAGATCACTGGTGAGCCCCGGCCGATCCGGGTGCTCATCGTGGAGGACGAACCTCTCACGGCCGAGGCGCATGCGGCCTATCTGCTGCGGCTGCCCGGATTCGAACTTGCGGGCAGCGCAAGCACCGGCCAGTCCGCGCTCCGGCAGCTCACCGAGGCGGCGGCGGCGGGTATCCCGGTGGAACTGGTGCTGATGGACATGAACCTGCCCGATCTGCACGGCCTCGATGTGTCGCGGCGGCTGCGCGCGGCCAACCTGGACTGCGACATCATCGCCATCACGGCGATGCGCGATCTGCAGGTGGTGCGCGGGGCCATCTCCGCCGGGGTGGTGCAGTACCTTATCAAGCCGTTCACCTACGCCACCTTCGCGCAGAAACTCACCACCTACCGGGAGTTCCACCGCCAACTCGGCGAGCGCTCACGGGTCACGAGCCAGGCGGATGTCGACCAGGCCTTCAACAGCCTGCGCACCCCCACGCCGGTCATGCTGCCCAAGGGTCTGGCGGAGGGCACCCTGGCGAGCGTGACCGAGTTCCTCAAGGCCCGCTCCACCCCGGTCTCCGCGGCGGAGCTCACCGACGCTCTCGGCATATCCCGGGTGACCGCACGCCGCTACCTGGAACATCTGGCCGACGACGGGTCGGTGCTGCGCTCCCCCCGGTACGGTACCCCGGGGCGGCCCGAGAACGAGTACACCTGGCGACGCGAGTGA
- a CDS encoding helix-turn-helix transcriptional regulator — MRSDIRELRLAANLSQASLASVMGVSRQTINAIETGRYDPSLGLAIRLAQYFSRPVEEVFHVEDR, encoded by the coding sequence GTGCGGAGCGATATTCGGGAGTTGAGACTCGCCGCGAATCTGTCGCAGGCGTCGCTGGCGTCTGTGATGGGGGTCTCTCGGCAGACGATCAACGCGATCGAAACCGGACGCTACGACCCGTCGCTGGGGCTGGCCATCCGGTTGGCGCAGTACTTCAGTCGCCCCGTCGAGGAGGTATTCCATGTCGAAGATCGCTGA
- a CDS encoding sigma-70 family RNA polymerase sigma factor, producing MATPAPELPANKARLSVEHRTDVSGERDAAAPAEASGLQQRERWLVAASQGDAGAFAQLYDDVAPHILGLVVRILRDVQEAEVLTERIFLEIWHSAARFDSGRGAALSWMITTVHRMCVEHLRSDVERGVRSSPGRHAIAGGGPHLPPIAPEALSHAALHATALSGALADLEPTQRHALKLAYYNGHSHGEVGQLLRIPAATAKTSLTRGLHGLRRGLTAATS from the coding sequence ATGGCCACTCCCGCCCCCGAGCTGCCCGCGAACAAAGCCCGGCTCTCCGTCGAACACCGCACGGACGTGTCCGGGGAACGGGATGCTGCTGCCCCTGCCGAGGCCAGTGGCCTGCAGCAGCGGGAGCGGTGGCTGGTCGCTGCGAGTCAGGGTGATGCCGGGGCGTTCGCCCAGTTGTATGACGACGTGGCACCGCACATCCTTGGCCTTGTGGTGCGGATCCTGCGTGACGTTCAGGAGGCAGAGGTGCTCACCGAGCGAATCTTTCTCGAGATCTGGCATTCTGCGGCCCGTTTCGACTCCGGCCGGGGCGCGGCGCTCTCATGGATGATCACGACGGTGCACCGAATGTGCGTGGAGCATCTCAGGAGCGACGTGGAGCGCGGTGTCCGAAGCTCGCCGGGCAGGCACGCCATCGCCGGCGGAGGGCCCCACCTCCCCCCGATTGCGCCGGAGGCCCTGTCCCATGCTGCGCTGCACGCCACTGCCCTGAGCGGTGCTCTCGCCGACCTCGAACCAACCCAGCGCCACGCGCTCAAGCTGGCGTACTACAACGGTCATAGCCACGGTGAGGTGGGCCAGCTCCTGCGGATTCCCGCAGCGACGGCGAAGACCTCGCTAACCCGGGGACTGCACGGTCTCAGGCGCGGTCTCACCGCCGCGACGAGCTGA
- a CDS encoding MarR family winged helix-turn-helix transcriptional regulator, whose amino-acid sequence MADLRTPPLSDQLCFDLYAASRAVTNAYRPVLADLGLTYPQYLVMVVLWDEGTRTVRQLADTLRLDHGTLTPLLRRMESNGLLTRRRNRSDERFVEIALTPAGDELRSHATKIHCDMTAALGLNPAEFSALQATLRTLTERVSA is encoded by the coding sequence ATGGCCGACCTCCGGACCCCACCACTTTCTGACCAACTCTGCTTCGACCTGTACGCGGCATCCCGCGCCGTCACCAATGCGTACCGGCCCGTGCTGGCCGACTTGGGTCTGACCTATCCGCAGTACCTGGTGATGGTCGTCCTCTGGGACGAAGGAACGCGCACTGTGCGCCAGCTCGCCGACACCCTGAGGTTGGACCACGGCACGCTCACCCCGCTCCTGCGCCGAATGGAAAGCAACGGGCTGCTCACTCGGCGGCGCAACCGTTCCGATGAGCGCTTCGTCGAGATCGCCCTGACGCCTGCCGGTGACGAACTGCGCAGCCACGCCACCAAGATCCACTGCGACATGACCGCAGCCCTGGGCCTGAATCCCGCGGAATTCAGCGCGCTGCAGGCCACCCTGCGCACTCTCACCGAAAGGGTGAGCGCGTAG
- a CDS encoding IclR family transcriptional regulator has translation MVVPREHGVAPAQNDVPAARHTLAILTHLAAQRGPVPASSIAQALGLPRSTVYRLLGVLGELGFVLHFPEARRYGIGLAAFELSSGFSRQEPLARLGRPILAALVDKIGESAHLAVLHGRDVIYLVEERAPRRPALVTDVGVRLPSHLTASGRALLATLPLPQLRALFPDPSAFVQRSGDGVEHPASAAGSDGAPGTQPTGSVGSYRELSRLLSQVRTQGYAAEDGDVTAGIASVAVAVRDHSGWPAAGIAVTFSRSSVPPQRWPALAAEVERSAAELGRRINGRAGTIHDPAERKK, from the coding sequence ATGGTCGTGCCGCGCGAACACGGTGTGGCGCCGGCGCAGAACGATGTGCCCGCCGCGCGCCACACGCTGGCCATCCTCACCCACCTGGCCGCCCAACGCGGTCCGGTGCCGGCCTCCAGCATCGCCCAGGCGCTCGGGCTACCCCGGTCCACGGTGTACCGCCTGCTCGGAGTGCTCGGCGAGCTCGGTTTTGTCCTGCACTTTCCCGAGGCCAGGCGGTACGGCATCGGGCTGGCCGCCTTCGAGCTGAGCAGCGGGTTCTCCCGCCAGGAGCCCCTGGCCCGGCTGGGCCGGCCGATCCTCGCCGCCCTCGTTGACAAGATCGGCGAGAGCGCCCACCTGGCCGTGCTGCACGGGCGTGACGTGATCTACCTGGTCGAGGAGCGCGCGCCTCGCCGGCCCGCACTGGTGACGGATGTCGGCGTGCGGCTCCCGAGTCATCTCACCGCCAGCGGTCGCGCACTGCTGGCCACGCTGCCCCTCCCCCAGCTCCGGGCGCTCTTTCCCGACCCGTCGGCCTTCGTGCAGCGCTCCGGTGACGGTGTCGAGCACCCGGCGAGCGCCGCGGGTTCCGACGGTGCGCCCGGTACTCAGCCGACCGGCTCCGTGGGCAGCTACCGCGAGTTGAGCCGGCTGCTCAGCCAGGTGCGCACCCAGGGCTATGCCGCCGAGGACGGTGACGTCACGGCGGGCATCGCATCCGTCGCCGTGGCGGTGCGTGACCACAGTGGCTGGCCGGCCGCGGGCATCGCCGTGACGTTCTCCCGGTCGAGCGTGCCGCCGCAGCGGTGGCCTGCGCTCGCGGCCGAGGTGGAGCGCTCAGCCGCCGAGCTGGGCCGCCGCATCAATGGGCGGGCCGGCACCATCCATGATCCTGCAGAGAGGAAAAAGTGA
- a CDS encoding YceI family protein yields MQKKTKIGLWIAGGVVVVGGAALAFGPAVYADYANGKADAAPTIAAATPSSTDAATSAAVNADDLSGTWSIGADSFAGYRVDEVLQGKDVTVTGRSADVTGDLTVDALSLTAASITVDVASIATDESARDAYFRDTAMEVGEFPTATFTLTEPVTLEAPVAGVAQTVSATGDLTLHGVTTSVTVELQAALTDTGGQVVGTIPITFSDYGVEAPDLGFVSVEDTGAIEFSLNALQN; encoded by the coding sequence ATGCAGAAGAAGACGAAGATCGGGCTGTGGATTGCGGGCGGAGTCGTCGTTGTCGGCGGTGCTGCCCTGGCATTCGGGCCTGCCGTGTACGCCGACTACGCCAACGGCAAGGCCGACGCCGCACCCACCATCGCCGCCGCGACCCCCAGCTCGACGGATGCGGCCACCTCCGCCGCGGTGAACGCCGACGACCTCAGCGGAACCTGGAGCATCGGCGCCGACTCCTTTGCCGGCTACCGCGTCGACGAGGTGCTGCAGGGCAAGGACGTGACCGTGACCGGACGCTCGGCCGACGTGACCGGCGACCTCACGGTCGACGCGCTCTCGCTCACCGCCGCCTCGATCACCGTGGACGTCGCGAGCATCGCCACCGATGAGAGCGCCAGGGACGCCTACTTCCGCGATACCGCCATGGAGGTCGGCGAATTCCCGACCGCCACGTTCACGCTCACCGAGCCGGTCACCCTCGAGGCCCCCGTTGCCGGGGTCGCGCAGACGGTCAGCGCCACCGGGGATCTCACCCTGCACGGCGTGACCACGTCAGTCACCGTCGAGTTGCAGGCCGCTCTGACCGACACCGGCGGGCAGGTCGTGGGCACCATCCCGATCACTTTCAGCGACTACGGCGTCGAGGCACCCGACCTGGGCTTCGTATCGGTGGAGGACACCGGAGCGATCGAGTTCTCCCTCAACGCCCTGCAGAATTAG
- a CDS encoding sigma-70 family RNA polymerase sigma factor — MTEPQAALLRALHDAHGPALFRYVVRLTGDYGFAQDVVQEALLRAWKRPALLDRDDEAARAWLFTVARNLVIDDRRSARHSREISSDALPETASADGTEAILDRWLLTDALTALSPEHRTVLVSAYYLGRPIAEIARLEEVPEGTVKSRLHYALRAMRLALQERGVTE; from the coding sequence GTGACTGAACCACAGGCGGCCCTGCTCCGGGCGCTGCACGATGCCCACGGACCTGCCCTGTTCCGCTACGTGGTGCGCCTGACCGGTGACTACGGCTTCGCCCAGGACGTGGTGCAGGAGGCTCTGCTCCGCGCCTGGAAGCGGCCGGCCCTGCTCGATCGGGACGATGAGGCCGCCCGCGCGTGGCTGTTCACCGTGGCCCGCAACCTCGTCATCGACGACCGGCGGAGCGCCAGGCACTCCCGCGAGATCAGCTCCGACGCCCTGCCAGAGACGGCGTCCGCTGACGGCACCGAGGCGATCCTCGATCGCTGGCTGCTGACGGATGCCCTCACCGCCCTCTCCCCCGAGCACCGCACGGTCCTCGTGAGCGCCTACTACCTCGGCCGGCCGATCGCCGAGATCGCCCGTCTCGAAGAGGTGCCGGAGGGTACCGTCAAGTCCCGGCTGCACTATGCCCTGCGAGCGATGCGGCTCGCCCTACAGGAAAGAGGGGTCACCGAATGA
- a CDS encoding anti-sigma factor family protein gives MTSTPDRFREWDAAYVLGALSTEDRHDFERHLPTCPACSAAVAELAGLPGILSALPAAEAVAIAEADPADGTDAAASAASIAAADDRLRTALHQPGLVQRLAGAAVRRRRRHRIRLAVALTAAAAVIALGSGVLGATLATAPAPEAGSAVPPPSAPAIQVVAMEPLEPNALTAAVTITDTDWGTRFDWSCVYLNQLWKDNGPQDYDMVMTDQSGASRVLATWTATSPSTENLAASTDVPSDQIQSIEIRASRSGTPLAHTDL, from the coding sequence ATGACCTCCACCCCAGACCGCTTTCGCGAGTGGGACGCCGCCTATGTGCTCGGTGCGCTGAGCACCGAGGACCGGCACGACTTCGAACGCCACCTGCCCACCTGCCCGGCCTGCTCCGCCGCCGTGGCCGAGCTGGCCGGCCTGCCCGGAATCCTCAGCGCCCTGCCGGCGGCAGAAGCCGTGGCCATCGCCGAGGCCGACCCGGCCGACGGAACCGACGCCGCGGCCTCGGCAGCCTCGATCGCGGCCGCGGACGACCGCCTGCGCACCGCATTGCACCAGCCCGGGCTCGTACAGCGCCTCGCCGGGGCGGCGGTGCGGCGCCGCCGTCGCCACCGCATCCGCCTCGCCGTCGCCCTCACCGCTGCCGCCGCGGTCATCGCCCTGGGCAGCGGCGTGCTCGGTGCCACCCTGGCCACCGCGCCGGCGCCCGAAGCGGGATCCGCCGTACCGCCACCAAGCGCCCCCGCGATCCAGGTCGTGGCCATGGAGCCCCTCGAACCCAACGCGCTCACGGCCGCCGTCACCATCACCGACACCGATTGGGGCACCCGGTTCGACTGGTCCTGCGTGTACCTCAACCAGCTCTGGAAAGACAACGGACCGCAGGACTACGACATGGTCATGACCGACCAGAGCGGCGCCTCCAGAGTGCTGGCCACCTGGACGGCGACCAGTCCGAGCACCGAGAACCTGGCGGCGTCGACCGACGTGCCCAGCGACCAGATCCAGAGCATCGAGATTCGCGCCAGCCGCAGCGGCACCCCGCTCGCGCACACCGACCTGTGA
- a CDS encoding NAD(P)H-binding protein yields MVARTLAAAEVPQRLLARAVDRAPQLDGSVALPFSYSDRAASERALEGVHTLFMVSAAENAERLAQHLAFIDSARAAGVRHIVYTSFIAAAPDATFTLARDHYATEEHIRSSGIDYTFLRDSLYLDFMPALVGTDGVIRGPAGTGRVAAVARADVARTAVTVLNDVTAHHNVTYDLTGPEALSMTEVAAILTAAGSAQAGSSVAGTVRYHAETLPEAYESRRPWGAPDWQVDAWVSTYTAIAAGEMDEVSTAVETITGVQPMSLAHLLAG; encoded by the coding sequence ATGGTGGCCCGCACGCTGGCCGCCGCCGAAGTGCCGCAACGCCTGCTCGCCCGCGCGGTGGACCGGGCGCCGCAGCTGGACGGCAGCGTCGCCCTGCCGTTCTCCTACTCAGACCGTGCCGCCTCCGAGCGGGCGCTCGAGGGAGTGCACACGCTCTTCATGGTGTCGGCCGCCGAGAACGCCGAGCGCCTCGCCCAGCACCTGGCCTTCATCGACTCCGCCCGGGCCGCCGGGGTGCGTCACATCGTCTACACCTCGTTCATTGCCGCGGCTCCGGATGCGACGTTCACCCTGGCCAGGGACCACTACGCCACCGAGGAGCACATCCGGTCGTCGGGGATCGACTACACCTTCCTGCGTGACAGCCTCTACCTCGACTTCATGCCCGCGCTGGTCGGCACGGACGGCGTCATCCGCGGACCGGCCGGTACCGGCCGGGTGGCCGCCGTCGCCCGCGCCGACGTGGCCCGCACGGCCGTGACGGTGCTGAACGACGTCACGGCGCACCACAATGTCACCTATGACCTCACCGGTCCGGAGGCGTTGAGCATGACCGAGGTGGCGGCGATCCTCACCGCCGCCGGCAGCGCCCAGGCCGGCAGCAGCGTGGCCGGAACCGTGCGCTACCACGCCGAGACGCTGCCGGAGGCTTACGAGTCCCGTCGGCCCTGGGGCGCACCGGACTGGCAGGTGGATGCCTGGGTATCGACCTACACCGCCATCGCCGCCGGCGAGATGGACGAGGTGAGCACCGCCGTCGAGACGATCACCGGTGTCCAGCCGATGAGCCTCGCCCACCTGCTGGCGGGCTGA
- a CDS encoding LysR family transcriptional regulator ArgP: MQRFTLDQLGTLLALIEEGTFDKAARSLHITASAVSQRVKAMEQSCGRVLVQRTTPVALTDAGSVVLRYARQVELLEADTLRALRDAGPAGQAVRVSLAVNADSLATWFLAALAGVADELDVAFDLHREDQEHTLSLLRSGAVMAAVTSSRETIQGCVTEPLGRMRYRAVATPDFVARRLPAGLTGLSAAPVVTFDRNDDLQDAFLRAHKGRPGEAPRHVIPASNDFARAVLLGLGWGVLPEQQCLAEIAAGSLVELAAAHPVDVPLYWQRWNLSSPLLDAVSAAVQDAAVRELCAL, translated from the coding sequence ATGCAACGGTTCACCCTGGATCAGCTCGGCACCCTTCTGGCCCTTATCGAGGAAGGCACCTTCGACAAGGCGGCACGCAGTCTGCACATCACGGCGTCGGCGGTGTCGCAACGGGTCAAGGCCATGGAGCAGTCCTGCGGCCGGGTCCTCGTGCAGCGCACGACCCCGGTGGCGCTCACCGACGCCGGGTCCGTCGTGCTGCGCTACGCCCGCCAGGTGGAACTGCTCGAGGCCGATACCCTGCGGGCCCTCCGGGACGCCGGGCCCGCCGGGCAGGCCGTGCGGGTGTCACTGGCCGTGAACGCCGACAGCCTGGCCACCTGGTTCCTCGCGGCCCTCGCCGGGGTCGCCGACGAACTCGACGTGGCCTTCGACCTGCACCGGGAGGATCAGGAGCACACTCTGTCGCTGCTGCGCTCCGGCGCCGTCATGGCCGCGGTCACCTCCAGCCGCGAGACCATCCAAGGGTGCGTCACCGAACCTCTGGGCCGGATGCGGTATCGCGCCGTGGCCACGCCGGACTTCGTCGCCCGACGGCTCCCGGCCGGCCTGACCGGGCTCTCGGCGGCGCCCGTGGTGACCTTCGACCGCAACGACGACCTGCAGGATGCTTTTCTCCGCGCCCACAAGGGGCGGCCAGGCGAGGCTCCCCGGCACGTCATCCCCGCCTCCAACGACTTCGCGCGCGCGGTGCTCCTGGGCCTGGGCTGGGGGGTGCTCCCCGAGCAGCAGTGCCTGGCGGAGATCGCCGCCGGCTCGCTCGTGGAGCTCGCGGCGGCGCATCCGGTGGACGTGCCGCTGTACTGGCAGCGCTGGAACCTCTCCTCGCCCCTACTCGACGCCGTCTCGGCGGCGGTACAGGATGCGGCGGTCCGGGAACTGTGCGCGCTCTGA
- a CDS encoding LysE/ArgO family amino acid transporter, whose product MTPATTLLPALLGLVTGLSLIIAIGAQNAFVLRLGIEGRNRVIAPVVIICAVSDAALILAGVLGMGALVQAAPVAMVVVRMLGAAFLVVYGLWAARRALRPGTLVVTGAPGGTGMRVAVGTVLALTWLNPHVYLDTVLFLGSVASQQGPAERWWWVGGAMVASVLWFTGLGFGARLLRPVFARPGAWRVLDGTIAVVMLALGIRLALGL is encoded by the coding sequence ATGACCCCCGCCACCACGCTCCTGCCCGCTCTGCTGGGCCTGGTGACGGGACTCTCGCTCATCATCGCGATCGGCGCCCAGAATGCGTTCGTATTGCGGCTCGGCATCGAGGGGCGCAACCGGGTCATCGCCCCGGTGGTGATCATCTGCGCCGTCTCCGACGCGGCGCTCATTCTGGCCGGGGTGCTCGGCATGGGCGCCCTTGTGCAGGCGGCACCCGTGGCCATGGTCGTCGTGCGGATGCTCGGGGCGGCCTTCCTGGTGGTCTATGGCCTGTGGGCCGCACGACGAGCGCTCCGCCCCGGCACTTTGGTGGTGACGGGCGCCCCGGGCGGCACCGGGATGCGGGTGGCCGTCGGCACGGTCCTCGCCCTCACCTGGCTCAACCCGCATGTATACCTCGACACGGTGCTGTTCCTCGGCTCCGTCGCCTCCCAGCAGGGGCCGGCCGAGCGCTGGTGGTGGGTGGGCGGCGCCATGGTGGCGAGCGTGCTGTGGTTCACCGGCCTGGGCTTCGGAGCGCGATTGCTGCGGCCTGTCTTCGCCCGGCCGGGAGCGTGGCGGGTGCTCGACGGCACCATCGCGGTGGTCATGCTGGCCCTCGGCATCAGGTTGGCCCTCGGCCTCTGA